TAAGAGATGATTAACCCAGCGTCTCTTTTATATACGCCAGCATCAGATCCCGGGTGGCGGTCAAACCCTTCAAATGGGTGCGCTCCATGCCGTGGCTGGCCGAGACCCCCGGCCCGATAAGTCCCACCCGGATATCATACCCGGCTATCAGCGCAATGGAGCCGTCCGAGCCGTAATGGGGGAACACGTCCAGCTTGTGCGGTATCTTATTCTTCTCGGCCAGTTCGGTCAGCTTGCAACGGATGGCATAATCATACGGCCCAGTGGAATCCTTAACGCAGATGGACACCGAGCTCTCGTCGCCCTCCACCTTTTCGCCCACCACCCCCATGTCGGCCACCAGCATCTCCACCGCGGTCTCCGGCAGGCCGGAGGCGGCTCCGTGCCCTACTTCCTCGTAATTGGAAAAGAAGAACGACACCGGAATTGCTTTCAGCTTCTCGGCCCCCAGGGTCAGCATGGCGTCCAGCATGGCGGCCGAGCCGGCCTTGTCATCCAGGAAGCGCGATTTTATATAGCCGGTCTCGGTGAACTCGAACCGGGGGTCGAAGAAGATGAAATCGCCGATCCGGATGCCCAGCTTCTCGGTGTCCTCCTTTTTGGCCACCTCGGCGTCCAGCCGGATGTGCATGTTCTCGGCCTTGCGGACGGTCTTCTCGACCTCGTCGTTGACATGGGCGGCGGGGTTGTTCAGCAGCAGGGTCCCCCGGTAGTCCTTTCCGGCAACGGTCCGGATGGTGACATACTCGCCCTCGAACGAGGGCAGGATGGGCCCGCCGATCTTGGTGATGGACAGGTGGCCGTCGGCGTTGATGCCGCTGACCATGGCCCCCAGGGTGTCAACATGCCCGGCGATCACCAGTCTGGGCTGGGGATGGTTGCCGGCCACAAGCCCGCCCTTGTTGGTGCGTTTGGTCCCGATGCCGGCCGTCTTAGCCAGAGCTTCAATATGGACCATGACCTCCTCGGTGAACCCCGATGGGGAGTGGATGGCCTCCAGGTCTTTTAAGATCTCGACGATGCGCTCCATGATGCTCCTTAGAATTGTTGTTTGTCAGCTGAATGTAAAATAATTATAAAGCACTTTTGGGGCATAGTCAACCAAGCGGAGAAATAAATTGACAGGGGACAAAGTGATGTTTGAAACGGTTTGAATTGTTTGAAAGGATATGCTATCATAAAATCCGTGTGAATCAGAAGATTATCCGTTAAATCCGTGTCCTATTAAAAACATGAAATACGAAATACTGGAACATACCGCCGACATCGGCATCCGGGCCTGCGGCCGGACATTACCGGAGCTTTATTCCACCGCGGCGGAAGGAATGTTCGCCATAATCTATGATGCCTGGGACGGGAAGGGCTCAGAAAGCATTGCTTTGGAGATCGACGGGATGGACGCCGAGCATTTGATGGTGCGCTGGCTGTCGGAACTGCTGAACCTTTCAAGGGAAGGCTGGGCCTT
The sequence above is a segment of the Candidatus Edwardsbacteria bacterium genome. Coding sequences within it:
- a CDS encoding M42 family metallopeptidase — encoded protein: MERIVEILKDLEAIHSPSGFTEEVMVHIEALAKTAGIGTKRTNKGGLVAGNHPQPRLVIAGHVDTLGAMVSGINADGHLSITKIGGPILPSFEGEYVTIRTVAGKDYRGTLLLNNPAAHVNDEVEKTVRKAENMHIRLDAEVAKKEDTEKLGIRIGDFIFFDPRFEFTETGYIKSRFLDDKAGSAAMLDAMLTLGAEKLKAIPVSFFFSNYEEVGHGAASGLPETAVEMLVADMGVVGEKVEGDESSVSICVKDSTGPYDYAIRCKLTELAEKNKIPHKLDVFPHYGSDGSIALIAGYDIRVGLIGPGVSASHGMERTHLKGLTATRDLMLAYIKETLG
- a CDS encoding archease; the encoded protein is MKYEILEHTADIGIRACGRTLPELYSTAAEGMFAIIYDAWDGKGSESIALEIDGMDAEHLMVRWLSELLNLSREGWAFDRFEISDVTERKIMARCHGAKHKQPFKPKAEIKLVTYHGLKVERFEEGYRAEVIFDV